A window of Diabrotica virgifera virgifera chromosome 9, PGI_DIABVI_V3a contains these coding sequences:
- the LOC126892529 gene encoding uncharacterized protein LOC126892529, translating to MCAFKVEHLLVDELDYELKIRDVVPEESATVDRKRNLLRGALKQEEGNRSFTQLSAVHIPFEDQRKGISETLDSLSKKIEKFRGTVQDNEYVRLISRLAHISGRVHLLQCTTEEQEPFKKSVSLKILTLEGELDSKVNPIATSTPNAPVSVVPSFTYSKPVQVHKWGVSFSGEKQHNDVITFLEKVECLRVSRGVSEENLFAASAELFTGPAFTWFMNNRGNLSCWSDLVRKLKSDFLPYSYQDDLLDEIKNRKQKPGESVTMFINTILGMCSRLDTPLSDLSKIKIILKCLLPFYHQQLALMDIQSIDDLTVKCKRLEETLSWSSQPPSTSRPSSNSSSQPTSFRQRSWQNKGPERNVSVFSSVVCWNCHQSNHRFNDCGIPQTRIFCHGCGRENTLKRNCVKCSGNEMSEVRPLSVSPSNTQSGNQTPSENETAGPSTPSNSNPSSNRKGKKASFRKQAHTTNQNQSRN from the coding sequence atgtgtgcttttaaagttgaacatcttctggtggacgaATTGGACTATGAGTTGAAAATTAGGGACGTAGTACCAGAGGAGTCGGCAACTGTCGATAGGAAACGCAATCTTCTGCGGGGTGCTTTGAAGCAAGAAGAAGGCAATAGGAGTTTCACCCAACTTTCGGCTGTACATATCCCTTTTGAGGACCAACGGAAAGGAATATCCGAAACGTTGGATAGCTTGTCGAAGAAAATAGagaagtttaggggaactgtacaGGACAATGAATATGTTAGGTTAATATCTCGTCTAGCTCATATTTCTGGCCGAGTACACTTGTTACAGTGTACTACAGAAGAGCAGGAACCTTTTAAAaagtctgtttctcttaaaatccTTACCTTGGAGGGTGAGCTTGATTCTAAGGTTAACCCCATAGCCACatctactcctaatgctccagTCAGTGTCGTTCCTAGTTTCACATACTCCAAACCTgtgcaagtacacaaatggggtgtttcattttccggtgaaaaacagcacaATGATGTGATTACATTTTTAGAAAAGGTCGAATGTCTTCGTGTATCTAGAGGTGTCTCTGAAGAAAATTTGTTTGCTGCTTCAGCTGAATTGTTTACCGGTCCTGCTTTTACCTGGTTCATGAATAATAGAGGTAATttatcttgttggtctgatctggttcgcaagttgaagtcagattttcttccttACTCATACCAGGATGATCTCTTGGATGAAATCAAAAACCGTAAGCAGAAACCAGGAGAGTCTGTCACTATGTtcattaatactatattaggcaTGTGTAGCCGTTTAGATACTCCGTTATCTGATTTGTCCAAAATAAAAATCATCTTAAAATGTTTACTGCCCTTTTATCATCAGcagttagctcttatggacatccagagtattgatgacctcactgtaaagtgcaaacgtttggaggaaacgttatcctggtcttctcagcctccatccacatctcgaccctcttctaattcttcttctcagccaacttcctttagacAACGTTCTTGGCAAAATAAGGGCCCTGAACGTAATGTTTCTGTTTTTAGTTCCGTTGTTTGCTGGAATTGTCACCAGTCTAATCATAGGTTCAATGATTGTGGTATCCCACAAACtcgtattttctgccacggttgtggtagGGAAAATACCCTCAAAAGAAATTGTgtcaagtgttcgggaaacgaaatgtcggaggtccgtcccctgagcgtttctccgtccaacacccaatcagggaatcaaaccccatcagAAAACGAGACAGCTGGCCCAAGCACACCAAGCAACTCAAACCCATCTTCCAATCGGAAAGGGAAGAAGGCATCGTTCAGGAAACAagcacacaccacaaatcaaAATCAGTCCAGAAATTAA